The following coding sequences are from one Paludisphaera rhizosphaerae window:
- a CDS encoding hybrid sensor histidine kinase/response regulator gives MPFTTTEPCLGPAAATVAPGRSADAPRAARRRPVILVVDDEAEVLHSVHDLLRRDYQVVPRGSGAEALEYLRGDHEVAAILSDQRMPGMSGVELLREAAAIRPETTRLLFTAFADLRTVVDAINQGHVFRYIAKPWDPDELQALIRQAVERHDLIAEKNRLLAELQAANARLREADRLKGAFLEVASHELNTPVTVVKGLADLWKMSQAPTATPAEVEWVDRIHAAAGRLAKTVERMLKLIDNKNFTQSLNLADVDLDPLIRGAVEIMAPYLEKRRQTVEIDVQPGLAPVPCDPDKIHDVLVNLLANAVKFTPDGLSISVQAGDDPEDPSRVRVAVRDQGAGVSPDDQKFLFEPFFTGFDTLHHSSGDYQFGKRGIGLGLCLVKTFVELHGGRVVAERPDDGRGGSVFSFTLPRHASLPNPIESPSI, from the coding sequence TTGCCGTTCACCACGACCGAACCATGTCTCGGACCGGCCGCCGCGACCGTCGCCCCTGGGCGTTCGGCCGACGCTCCTCGCGCCGCTCGTCGACGCCCCGTCATCCTGGTGGTCGACGACGAGGCCGAGGTCCTGCACTCGGTCCACGACCTGCTCCGGCGCGACTATCAGGTGGTTCCTCGGGGCTCGGGGGCGGAGGCTCTGGAATACCTGCGCGGGGACCATGAAGTCGCCGCCATCCTGAGCGACCAGCGGATGCCCGGCATGTCGGGCGTCGAGCTTCTCCGCGAGGCCGCGGCGATCCGTCCCGAGACGACCCGGCTGCTGTTCACCGCCTTCGCCGACCTCCGCACGGTCGTCGACGCCATCAACCAGGGCCACGTCTTCCGGTATATCGCCAAACCCTGGGACCCGGACGAACTTCAGGCCCTGATCCGCCAGGCCGTCGAACGCCACGACCTGATCGCCGAGAAGAACCGCCTGCTGGCCGAGCTTCAGGCCGCCAACGCCCGTCTCCGCGAGGCCGATCGCCTCAAGGGCGCGTTTCTGGAAGTCGCCAGCCACGAGTTGAACACGCCGGTGACGGTCGTGAAGGGGCTCGCCGATCTCTGGAAGATGTCCCAGGCGCCGACCGCGACCCCCGCCGAGGTCGAATGGGTCGACCGCATCCACGCCGCCGCCGGCCGCTTGGCCAAGACGGTCGAGCGGATGCTCAAGCTGATCGACAACAAGAACTTCACCCAGTCCCTGAACCTCGCAGACGTCGACCTGGACCCTCTGATTCGGGGAGCCGTCGAGATCATGGCCCCCTATCTGGAGAAGCGTCGACAGACCGTGGAGATCGACGTCCAGCCTGGCCTGGCCCCGGTCCCCTGCGACCCGGACAAGATCCACGACGTGCTGGTCAACCTGCTGGCCAACGCCGTGAAGTTCACCCCCGACGGCCTGAGCATCTCCGTCCAGGCCGGCGACGATCCCGAAGACCCTTCGCGCGTCCGCGTGGCCGTCCGCGATCAGGGCGCCGGCGTCTCGCCCGACGACCAGAAGTTCCTCTTCGAACCCTTCTTCACCGGCTTCGACACCCTCCACCACTCCTCGGGCGACTACCAGTTCGGCAAGCGCGGAATCGGCCTGGGCCTCTGCCTGGTCAAGACCTTCGTCGAACTCCACGGCGGCCGCGTCGTCGCCGAGCGTCCTGACGACGGCCGGGGAGGTTCCGTGTTCTCCTTCACGCTGCCTCGACATGCTTCACTCCCCAATCCGATCGAGTCCCCATCGATATGA
- a CDS encoding nitrilase family protein, which produces MTRLTCGAVQFHHKPGDKSYNLAVVERFVEEARGLGVKVLACPEMCLTGYWHATKLDREGLEALAEPVPDGPSTRRLCELAASAEMAVGAGLIERGEDGRLFNTYVVCLPDGAVHRHRKIHAFESEHIAAGDRYTVFDTPWGVRLGVLICYDNNIIENVRATALMGADVLIAPHQTGGCDSRSPHAMGLIDPALWDRRESDPAAIEAEFRGPKGREWLLRWLPARAHDNGMFLIFSNGVGEDAGEVRTGNAMILDPYGRILAETWKAQDRLVVADLDLDLLPLATGRRWIRGRRPELYGPLTEPLGHELDPRSARFSRTPVSRSGAESRPTSHGR; this is translated from the coding sequence ATGACCAGGCTGACCTGCGGCGCGGTGCAGTTCCATCACAAACCCGGGGACAAGTCATACAACCTCGCCGTCGTTGAGCGGTTCGTCGAGGAGGCCCGCGGGCTTGGCGTGAAAGTCCTGGCCTGCCCGGAGATGTGCCTCACCGGCTACTGGCACGCGACCAAGCTCGACCGTGAGGGGCTGGAAGCTCTGGCTGAGCCCGTCCCCGACGGGCCCTCCACCCGTCGCCTGTGTGAACTTGCCGCATCGGCCGAGATGGCCGTCGGCGCGGGGCTGATCGAACGGGGCGAGGACGGCCGGCTCTTCAATACCTACGTCGTCTGCCTCCCGGACGGGGCCGTCCACCGTCATCGCAAGATCCACGCCTTCGAGAGCGAGCACATCGCGGCTGGCGACCGCTACACGGTTTTCGACACCCCCTGGGGCGTCCGGCTGGGCGTCCTGATCTGCTACGACAACAACATCATCGAGAACGTCCGCGCCACGGCGCTGATGGGTGCCGACGTCCTCATCGCCCCCCATCAGACGGGGGGCTGCGACTCGCGGAGCCCGCACGCCATGGGCCTGATCGACCCCGCCCTGTGGGATCGTCGCGAGTCCGACCCGGCGGCGATCGAGGCCGAGTTCCGCGGGCCCAAGGGGCGGGAATGGCTCCTCCGCTGGCTCCCCGCGCGGGCTCATGACAACGGGATGTTCCTGATCTTCAGCAACGGCGTGGGAGAGGACGCCGGCGAGGTCCGCACCGGAAACGCCATGATCCTGGACCCCTACGGCCGGATCCTCGCCGAGACCTGGAAGGCCCAGGACCGCCTCGTCGTCGCCGACCTGGACCTGGACCTCCTCCCCCTCGCCACAGGCCGGCGCTGGATCCGAGGCCGACGACCCGAACTCTACGGCCCGTTGACCGAACCGCTCGGCCACGAACTCGACCCGCGCTCCGCGCGGTTCTCGCGTACGCCGGTGTCGCGGAGTGGGGCCGAAAGTAGGCCGACCTCGCATGGGAGATGA
- a CDS encoding DUF1572 family protein, with the protein MRNAAESNDVAKALVEGALSAFRANKGWADKAIAQLSDEKLHQALDPNTNSIAVIMKHVAGNLLSRWTDFLTADGEKPWRDRDDEFVDTFASREELLAYWESGWRVLFDSLAGLTPVDVAQSVAIRGEPHSVPLAIQRSLAHCGYHVGQIILIARILAGDEWSTITIPRGGSSNFNQRVWGQGHYKPPA; encoded by the coding sequence ATGAGGAACGCGGCTGAATCGAACGATGTCGCGAAGGCCCTGGTCGAGGGTGCCCTGAGCGCATTCCGAGCCAACAAGGGGTGGGCCGATAAGGCGATCGCCCAACTCTCCGACGAGAAGTTGCATCAGGCTCTCGACCCGAACACCAACAGCATCGCCGTCATCATGAAGCACGTCGCCGGGAACTTGCTCTCCCGCTGGACCGACTTCCTCACGGCCGACGGCGAGAAACCCTGGCGCGACCGCGACGACGAGTTCGTCGACACGTTCGCCTCGCGGGAGGAGTTGCTCGCCTACTGGGAGTCCGGCTGGCGGGTGCTCTTCGACTCGCTGGCCGGCCTGACGCCGGTCGACGTCGCCCAGAGCGTGGCCATCCGCGGTGAGCCCCACAGCGTCCCGCTGGCGATCCAGCGCTCGCTGGCTCACTGCGGCTATCACGTGGGCCAGATCATCCTGATCGCGCGCATCCTGGCCGGAGACGAGTGGTCGACGATCACGATCCCCCGCGGGGGCTCATCGAACTTCAACCAACGCGTCTGGGGCCAGGGCCACTACAAGCCGCCGGCGTGA
- a CDS encoding mechanosensitive ion channel family protein: MLALRSLLMGVLWASAWPLYLAAAAQAVRMGPWPKSTAVLVSTILNAGAIGLFARGMGSWFFKPCGWCERYLETPPSVTRQFRGAGRLLILAAMALLIPVHLFANGEIAHQGNAVTAPAISRFLFLTFEVIVVAALAYHLRPQSALMLWINPDVPTETAAEGQAAPAATPVVASPNSVGEASRIWIQRRARMIARLLVGFGVLIIGLDVMGYSFAATRLAMGGVESLAVFSLSWAIHRGLGRLIAWRLRTETRTNRLWASAAALWVARHRSAAGPKVEERPDWSRHASQLSTVTIILLAVVMLGWIWGIDPALLDFLSKQPLPWKDADGGTVVLGDLALSLASASAGVALWRFLPAIFAVTLFRKMADDPGVRFAVVTLCRYAALAITVTLALEAIHFRLSQISFLLAALGVGLGFGLQEVVSNFICGIILLLERPIRIGDVVSVGGTTGKVDRISTRSTTIINGDNQCMIVPNRELITGKLVNWTHKDKIMRVAVRVVVSHDSDVDEVTNLLLTIARSDFDVLSKPAPSAQLDELGESGMIFNMSVFVADPGLMGGTKHRLCKAIRERFALAKISLASPIREVALTGVPEELSRLIGTRQVRGDAPESAPAGPHRVESRSSVEN, from the coding sequence ATGCTAGCTCTGCGATCCTTGCTGATGGGCGTGCTCTGGGCCTCGGCGTGGCCGCTCTACCTGGCGGCCGCCGCCCAGGCGGTGCGCATGGGACCCTGGCCCAAGTCGACGGCCGTGCTGGTCTCGACGATCCTCAACGCGGGGGCGATCGGCCTGTTCGCGCGCGGTATGGGCTCGTGGTTCTTCAAGCCCTGCGGCTGGTGCGAGCGCTATCTCGAAACGCCGCCGAGCGTCACCCGCCAGTTCCGCGGCGCCGGCCGGCTGCTCATCCTGGCGGCGATGGCCCTGCTGATCCCCGTCCACCTGTTCGCCAACGGCGAGATCGCCCACCAGGGGAACGCGGTGACGGCCCCGGCGATCTCTCGCTTCCTGTTCCTGACGTTCGAGGTGATCGTGGTGGCCGCGCTGGCCTACCACCTGCGGCCCCAATCGGCCCTGATGCTCTGGATCAACCCCGACGTCCCAACCGAGACTGCGGCCGAGGGTCAGGCCGCCCCGGCCGCGACGCCGGTCGTCGCCTCGCCGAACAGCGTCGGCGAGGCCAGCCGGATCTGGATCCAGCGGCGCGCTCGAATGATCGCCCGGCTGCTCGTCGGATTCGGCGTCCTGATCATCGGCCTCGACGTGATGGGGTACAGCTTCGCGGCGACCCGGCTGGCGATGGGGGGCGTTGAGAGTCTGGCGGTCTTCTCCTTGTCGTGGGCCATCCACAGGGGTCTCGGTCGATTGATCGCCTGGCGGCTGCGGACCGAGACGCGGACCAACCGCCTCTGGGCCTCGGCCGCCGCGCTCTGGGTGGCCCGACACCGGAGCGCCGCCGGACCGAAGGTCGAGGAGCGGCCCGACTGGTCCCGCCATGCCTCGCAGCTTTCAACGGTTACGATCATCCTGCTGGCCGTGGTGATGCTGGGATGGATCTGGGGGATCGACCCGGCGCTGCTGGATTTCCTCTCCAAGCAGCCGCTCCCCTGGAAGGACGCCGACGGCGGAACGGTGGTGCTCGGCGACCTGGCCCTCTCGTTGGCCTCGGCGAGCGCCGGGGTCGCCCTTTGGCGGTTCCTGCCGGCGATCTTCGCCGTCACCCTCTTCCGCAAGATGGCCGACGACCCGGGCGTTCGGTTCGCCGTCGTCACCCTCTGCCGCTACGCCGCGCTGGCGATCACCGTCACGCTGGCCCTGGAGGCAATCCACTTCCGGCTCTCGCAGATCAGCTTTTTGCTGGCGGCGCTCGGCGTCGGGTTGGGCTTCGGCCTTCAGGAGGTGGTCTCGAATTTCATCTGCGGCATCATCCTGCTGCTGGAGCGGCCGATCCGCATCGGCGACGTGGTCTCCGTCGGCGGCACGACAGGCAAGGTGGACCGGATCAGCACCCGATCGACGACCATCATCAACGGCGACAACCAGTGCATGATCGTCCCTAACCGGGAGCTCATCACCGGCAAGCTGGTCAACTGGACGCATAAAGACAAGATCATGCGCGTGGCCGTCCGCGTCGTCGTGTCGCACGATTCGGACGTCGACGAGGTGACGAACCTGCTGCTGACGATCGCCCGCAGCGACTTCGACGTCCTCTCGAAGCCGGCCCCCTCGGCGCAGCTCGACGAGTTGGGCGAGTCCGGGATGATCTTCAACATGTCGGTCTTCGTCGCCGATCCGGGCCTGATGGGCGGGACGAAGCACCGGCTCTGCAAGGCGATCCGCGAGCGGTTCGCCCTGGCGAAGATCTCGCTGGCCAGCCCGATCCGCGAGGTCGCCCTGACTGGCGTCCCCGAGGAGTTGTCACGCCTCATCGGCACCCGCCAGGTCCGCGGCGACGCCCCCGAATCCGCCCCCGCCGGCCCCCACCGCGTCGAGTCGCGGTCGTCGGTGGAGAATTGA
- a CDS encoding coiled-coil domain-containing protein, with product MSQSGTDGRPARFDVRAAAAAAIVFGALSGGAETQQGGKPSGDGLSREALDDRPSSTVHIPAPTRTKAAPVAKPDEKPTPAAPKTEAAPPAPKVEATPPAPEAKAAEGAAPAPKPAAAPGPGLFSPEEAQALRTEVDARLKALAPASEGGEAKADADPSAKLASKALGDVLEDRRRRLDDYDKLTKDLAGLASPENDPERKLAEANAELADLQRRSEQPVEALMPTIFAQDGPIDQAGRTQMKEAIEGIAKDVKAYQDKLESTPAVAEKEAKGPLADLKAERDRIAQGIAAIKARADGKDAAAPPRSAADRKLAEEKAVNLRVEAAVENLRLQIVEKKIARTAKQVEIAAADRKRWIARVKIGNKTLEPMQKRFQRLSDEDEKDLQRKAKAEQSKASIAQDAIERYRAERLGELLDLEAQVVRAEQAAVVAMEPSLVDMTTQANIAQANFQRIKVLVEESNLSRVDVLSINADYRRIDPERKRIRREERDAVDKRLRDYTNMLAGVELNQIEDRLLDQIDLDDLLDKLPVARHEAATGVWRDLEDKHSALLERRRTALKNLVGDQQEVLDAIDRRLATLDDESSFIRTHLFWVRDQDPISLSTMTVAAGELRRLTRASIGLAGEAITPTGWKRTAPEFLAASAVILALPLGIVRARRALKRRLAQCLPAPEAATGGELKVDMKPVVHQG from the coding sequence ATGTCGCAATCCGGAACAGACGGCCGCCCCGCGCGGTTCGACGTGCGCGCCGCGGCCGCGGCGGCGATCGTCTTCGGCGCGCTCAGCGGCGGCGCCGAGACCCAGCAGGGAGGCAAGCCCAGCGGCGACGGCCTCAGCCGAGAAGCGCTGGACGATCGTCCCTCCTCAACCGTCCACATCCCGGCCCCCACCAGAACCAAGGCCGCACCAGTCGCAAAGCCGGACGAGAAGCCCACTCCCGCCGCGCCGAAGACCGAGGCCGCCCCTCCGGCCCCGAAGGTCGAGGCCACCCCTCCGGCCCCGGAGGCCAAGGCCGCCGAGGGAGCCGCCCCCGCTCCCAAGCCGGCTGCCGCACCCGGCCCCGGTTTGTTCTCACCCGAGGAGGCCCAGGCCCTGCGGACTGAGGTCGACGCCCGGCTTAAAGCCCTGGCCCCCGCTTCTGAAGGAGGCGAGGCCAAGGCCGACGCTGATCCCTCCGCCAAGCTGGCCTCCAAGGCGCTGGGCGACGTCCTGGAAGACCGCCGACGCCGGCTCGACGACTACGACAAGCTCACGAAGGACCTGGCCGGCCTCGCTTCGCCCGAGAACGACCCCGAGCGCAAGCTCGCCGAGGCCAACGCCGAGCTGGCCGACCTCCAGCGCCGGTCGGAACAGCCGGTGGAGGCCCTGATGCCGACCATCTTCGCCCAGGACGGCCCCATCGACCAGGCCGGGCGAACCCAGATGAAGGAGGCGATCGAGGGGATCGCCAAGGACGTAAAAGCCTATCAGGACAAGCTTGAGTCCACCCCCGCCGTCGCCGAGAAGGAGGCCAAGGGCCCTCTCGCCGACCTGAAGGCCGAACGCGACCGGATCGCCCAGGGGATCGCCGCGATCAAGGCCCGCGCCGACGGCAAGGACGCCGCCGCCCCGCCCCGATCGGCGGCCGACCGCAAACTGGCCGAGGAAAAGGCCGTCAACCTCCGCGTCGAGGCCGCCGTGGAGAATCTGCGGCTCCAGATCGTCGAGAAAAAGATCGCCCGAACGGCCAAGCAGGTGGAGATCGCCGCGGCCGACCGCAAGCGCTGGATCGCCCGCGTCAAGATCGGCAACAAGACCCTGGAGCCGATGCAGAAGCGGTTTCAGCGGCTGTCCGACGAGGACGAGAAGGATCTTCAGCGCAAGGCCAAGGCCGAGCAGTCGAAGGCCTCGATCGCTCAAGACGCCATCGAACGCTATCGAGCCGAACGGCTGGGCGAATTGCTCGACCTGGAGGCCCAGGTGGTCCGCGCCGAGCAAGCCGCCGTAGTCGCCATGGAGCCATCGCTGGTCGACATGACCACTCAGGCGAACATCGCCCAGGCGAACTTCCAGCGGATCAAGGTGCTCGTCGAGGAAAGCAACCTCAGCCGGGTCGACGTCCTCAGCATCAACGCCGACTACCGCCGTATCGACCCCGAGCGCAAACGGATCCGACGCGAGGAGCGAGACGCCGTCGACAAGCGGCTGCGCGACTACACCAACATGCTCGCCGGCGTCGAGTTGAACCAGATCGAGGACCGGCTCCTCGACCAGATCGACCTAGACGACCTGCTCGACAAGCTCCCCGTCGCCCGCCACGAGGCCGCCACGGGCGTCTGGCGCGACCTGGAGGACAAACATTCCGCTCTCCTGGAGCGCCGTCGCACCGCCCTCAAGAACCTGGTCGGCGACCAGCAGGAGGTGCTCGACGCGATCGACCGGCGGCTGGCGACCCTCGATGACGAGTCGAGCTTCATTCGCACCCACCTGTTCTGGGTCCGCGACCAGGACCCGATTAGCCTGTCAACCATGACGGTAGCCGCCGGCGAATTGCGTCGGCTGACGCGGGCCTCCATCGGCCTGGCCGGCGAGGCGATCACGCCGACCGGCTGGAAGCGGACGGCTCCGGAGTTCCTGGCCGCCTCGGCGGTGATCCTGGCCCTCCCTCTGGGGATCGTCCGCGCCCGCCGGGCGTTGAAGCGACGGCTGGCCCAGTGCCTCCCGGCCCCCGAGGCCGCAACCGGCGGCGAACTGAAAGTCGACATGAAACCGGTGGTGCATCAGGGTTGA
- a CDS encoding cobyrinic acid a,c-diamide synthase, with amino-acid sequence MTTPVPRIALATSTSGPDPSIAGLALIAGLTARRWRVQHFRTRACPTPTELVAHATGMPGRHLDTWLMPPDVCQTLMVGGVRGADLGVVEGRLDGPRFACEAGMESASGDLGPLVRILELPVVGVVPVSGFRCGTFHLPDVPRDAVAVILDGLDDPEDFERCRRLVRVATGLPVVGAVERLAEARREVESAPAGTFPREAVDALAASFLKHADFAAIERLAASRPYPDFIERPSRRRPVGASGSFRVAYARDDAFGCYFPDTFEALAAMGAQLVEFSPLNDGALPEGVDLVMIGCGLANQYAHQLASNLSMAASLRQHVCRGQRLYTEGGGSAYLGRSIIVDGERIPGAGILPVDAEFAAAPRPPEPVERTLARDSWLGPRGTQVRGYRSGRWNLTFSPTAFECPSCSGRLSGDGDFYFRHHAVGSFVHLHLAALPEVVSAFAGPHHPSLRRPTTVHRPEDDAEV; translated from the coding sequence ATGACGACGCCCGTCCCCCGGATCGCCCTGGCGACGTCCACCTCGGGCCCGGACCCCTCGATCGCCGGCCTGGCCCTGATCGCGGGGCTGACGGCCCGCCGTTGGCGGGTGCAGCACTTTCGCACGCGGGCCTGCCCGACCCCGACTGAACTTGTCGCTCATGCGACGGGGATGCCCGGCCGGCACCTGGACACCTGGCTGATGCCGCCGGACGTCTGCCAGACCCTCATGGTCGGTGGCGTTCGCGGAGCCGACCTCGGCGTGGTGGAGGGGCGGCTGGACGGCCCCCGGTTCGCCTGCGAGGCCGGCATGGAATCGGCCTCGGGGGATCTGGGGCCGCTGGTTCGGATCCTGGAACTGCCGGTGGTGGGCGTGGTTCCGGTCTCGGGCTTCCGCTGTGGGACGTTCCACTTGCCAGACGTTCCTCGCGACGCCGTCGCCGTGATTCTCGACGGTCTTGACGATCCCGAGGACTTCGAGCGTTGCCGCCGATTGGTCCGGGTCGCGACCGGCCTCCCCGTGGTGGGGGCCGTCGAGCGGCTTGCTGAGGCGCGTCGCGAGGTCGAATCGGCCCCCGCCGGCACGTTTCCCCGCGAGGCGGTCGACGCCCTGGCCGCCAGCTTCCTGAAACACGCCGATTTCGCCGCGATCGAACGCCTCGCCGCGAGCCGGCCCTACCCCGACTTCATCGAGCGGCCCTCACGCCGCCGTCCGGTCGGCGCCTCGGGCTCGTTCCGCGTCGCCTACGCGCGGGACGACGCTTTCGGCTGCTACTTCCCGGACACCTTTGAGGCCCTCGCCGCGATGGGGGCCCAACTCGTCGAATTCTCCCCGCTCAACGACGGCGCTTTGCCGGAGGGCGTGGATCTCGTCATGATCGGCTGCGGCCTGGCCAACCAGTACGCCCATCAACTGGCCTCGAACCTCAGCATGGCGGCCTCATTGCGGCAGCACGTCTGCCGGGGCCAGCGGCTCTACACCGAGGGCGGCGGCTCGGCTTACCTCGGGCGCTCAATTATCGTCGACGGCGAGCGCATCCCCGGCGCGGGCATCCTTCCCGTCGACGCGGAGTTCGCCGCCGCGCCTCGTCCTCCCGAACCCGTCGAACGGACCCTCGCCCGCGACAGTTGGCTCGGTCCTCGGGGGACGCAGGTCCGGGGGTATCGCAGCGGGCGCTGGAACTTGACGTTCAGCCCGACGGCCTTCGAATGTCCCTCGTGCTCCGGGCGTCTGTCGGGCGACGGCGACTTCTACTTCCGCCACCACGCGGTCGGCAGCTTCGTGCACCTGCACCTCGCGGCGCTGCCGGAGGTGGTCTCCGCCTTCGCCGGCCCCCACCATCCCTCGCTCCGCCGCCCGACGACGGTCCATCGGCCCGAGGACGACGCCGAGGTCTGA
- a CDS encoding CDC27 family protein — MADAPTPRARYRDPLTATLALLLAASTGAAVARVDRAGDPMRRCQAVGADAMMGPVTGPLLAEYYEAFLLDRDLALFRERVDARYAEETLCRVLELSPYTSARRGAVLALGVMGSFDGCNVMLGRALRDDDAVVRTMAERALWVVWFRADTPDNNRDLEEVRALVSAGALDEAIERAGRLIARSPKFAEAYNQRAIAYFKQRRFAESAEDCIKTLTLNPVHVGALGGLAQCQVELNQPREALKTLRRSLKLQPHSEGLNEHIRMLEAGLESDGPR, encoded by the coding sequence ATGGCTGACGCCCCGACGCCCAGGGCCCGCTATCGGGATCCCCTGACGGCGACGTTGGCTCTCCTGCTGGCGGCGTCCACCGGAGCAGCCGTTGCGCGAGTGGACCGGGCCGGTGATCCAATGCGACGATGCCAAGCGGTGGGAGCCGACGCCATGATGGGACCAGTCACCGGGCCGTTGCTGGCCGAATACTACGAGGCGTTCCTGCTCGATCGCGACCTGGCCCTGTTCCGCGAACGGGTCGACGCCCGGTACGCCGAGGAAACGCTCTGCCGAGTCCTCGAACTGTCTCCCTACACCTCCGCCCGCCGGGGGGCGGTGCTCGCCCTGGGGGTCATGGGGAGCTTCGACGGCTGCAACGTCATGCTGGGCCGGGCCCTCCGCGACGACGACGCCGTCGTCCGCACGATGGCCGAACGCGCTCTGTGGGTCGTCTGGTTCCGTGCCGACACGCCGGATAACAACCGCGACCTGGAGGAGGTGCGAGCCCTGGTCTCCGCCGGCGCCCTGGATGAAGCCATCGAACGCGCCGGCCGCCTGATCGCCCGCTCGCCGAAGTTCGCCGAGGCCTACAACCAGCGGGCCATCGCCTACTTCAAGCAGCGCCGATTCGCCGAAAGCGCTGAGGATTGCATCAAGACGCTCACGCTCAACCCGGTCCACGTCGGGGCCCTCGGCGGCCTCGCCCAGTGTCAGGTGGAGCTCAACCAACCCCGCGAGGCGTTGAAAACCCTCCGCCGCAGCCTCAAACTCCAGCCCCACAGCGAAGGGCTCAACGAGCACATCCGGATGCTCGAAGCCGGGCTGGAATCCGACGGCCCGCGATGA
- a CDS encoding ComEA family DNA-binding protein has protein sequence MSGLAEHAFRIAGGSAGPWSTAGRGVLTALSLAVGLTMLALTPTRSVKPLPAPVLVVDVNSAPPGVLSALPSIGPALAREIDDRRAEAPFRTPSDLSRRARGVGPATLARLARHIRTGPVASNSLGEPATRGR, from the coding sequence ATGTCAGGACTTGCGGAACACGCGTTCAGGATCGCGGGAGGCTCGGCGGGGCCCTGGTCGACGGCCGGCCGGGGCGTTTTGACGGCGCTAAGCCTGGCCGTCGGGCTGACGATGTTGGCTTTGACCCCGACGCGGTCGGTCAAGCCGCTCCCCGCGCCGGTGCTGGTCGTCGACGTAAACTCGGCTCCCCCCGGCGTCTTGTCGGCCCTGCCGAGCATCGGACCGGCCCTGGCTCGCGAGATCGACGACCGCCGCGCTGAGGCTCCTTTCCGCACCCCTTCCGACCTTTCCCGCCGCGCCCGGGGGGTCGGCCCCGCGACCCTGGCCCGCCTCGCCCGCCATATCCGCACCGGTCCAGTAGCGTCGAACAGTCTGGGCGAACCGGCGACGCGAGGGCGCTGA
- a CDS encoding type II toxin-antitoxin system HigB family toxin: MEFWESQKDAEKPLREWEKKVKSNEWTNWGELKQTFGSADQVGSCTVFDVGNNRWRLIARINYRRGLVYTLKVMTHADYDRKDPRNRRRSLWESECGCHEPPPTRKARS; the protein is encoded by the coding sequence ATGGAATTCTGGGAGTCTCAAAAGGACGCCGAGAAGCCTCTGCGCGAGTGGGAAAAGAAGGTTAAATCGAACGAATGGACGAACTGGGGAGAACTCAAGCAGACTTTCGGCTCGGCCGATCAGGTGGGCTCTTGCACGGTTTTCGACGTGGGGAACAACCGATGGCGGTTGATCGCTCGCATAAACTACCGGCGGGGTCTTGTTTACACTCTCAAAGTGATGACGCACGCCGACTATGATCGGAAAGATCCCAGGAATAGGCGGAGGTCTCTATGGGAAAGCGAGTGCGGATGCCACGAGCCGCCGCCGACGAGAAAAGCCAGGTCGTAA
- a CDS encoding helix-turn-helix domain-containing protein → MPRAAADEKSQVVTLPDSYFELVRRFPLTSIRDWDHLKEAETVLHGLLRQNLDAGGEAYLDALTDLVETFETENIPYGPPAPPADVLKEMLYQHRLSQAQLARQIGIAQSTLSAICQGTRMPTLEQAKILGERFRLTPATFLGL, encoded by the coding sequence ATGCCACGAGCCGCCGCCGACGAGAAAAGCCAGGTCGTAACGCTACCCGACTCCTACTTTGAACTGGTGCGGCGGTTCCCCTTAACGAGCATTCGGGATTGGGACCATCTCAAAGAGGCAGAGACGGTTCTCCATGGATTGCTCCGGCAAAATCTCGACGCGGGGGGGGAAGCCTACCTGGACGCCCTGACCGACCTCGTCGAGACCTTCGAGACCGAAAACATCCCCTATGGACCACCGGCCCCACCGGCCGACGTCCTGAAGGAGATGCTCTATCAACACCGATTGTCGCAGGCTCAACTCGCCAGACAGATCGGCATCGCCCAAAGCACCCTTTCGGCCATTTGCCAGGGGACTCGGATGCCCACGCTTGAGCAAGCCAAGATCCTGGGGGAGCGGTTCCGCTTGACGCCCGCAACGTTCCTGGGTCTGTGA
- a CDS encoding DUF4262 domain-containing protein, with product MDEEERRTLADIERYGCHVIHVLEEDDLPPFAYSVGVEKSSGAPEVVVIGLKQPLDHFIVNEYNRRVRAGERFEPGQRVEGFLEGFECQFLAVDPSHYGEYFGWDLWLYNGPNFRVLQLVFPTVDGVWPWDDEADEWFRNRQPLLDRPAAAGPA from the coding sequence ATGGACGAAGAGGAACGACGCACGCTCGCGGACATCGAGCGGTACGGCTGCCACGTCATCCATGTCCTTGAGGAGGATGACCTTCCTCCCTTCGCCTATTCCGTGGGCGTGGAGAAGTCCTCGGGGGCTCCGGAGGTGGTCGTGATCGGGCTCAAGCAGCCGCTCGACCACTTCATCGTCAACGAGTACAACCGCCGCGTTCGCGCGGGGGAACGGTTTGAGCCCGGCCAGCGCGTCGAGGGGTTTCTCGAGGGCTTCGAGTGCCAGTTCCTCGCGGTCGACCCATCCCACTACGGCGAGTATTTCGGCTGGGACCTCTGGCTCTACAACGGCCCCAACTTCCGCGTGCTGCAACTCGTCTTTCCCACGGTCGACGGCGTCTGGCCGTGGGACGACGAGGCCGACGAGTGGTTTCGCAACCGCCAACCCTTGCTGGATCGGCCGGCGGCTGCGGGGCCGGCTTGA